The Flammeovirgaceae bacterium genome contains a region encoding:
- a CDS encoding DivIVA domain-containing protein, translated as MKITPLEIRQKNFEVNFRGYNKDEVNAFLLTLSQEWERLMDETKELRIKLEASEKEVAKLREVESSLFKTLKTAEDTGSNLIEQSRQAAELLLRETQLKADAVLNEAKTKAKDLTDEAELLSRQRLAEMEMRLKALAENYKKLENTRDDLLHELKRISQDTIERAERIRNSNKDFDADQHIATATKELHKVVYPNKQADYTPPKAETPVSPAKEPTLPEPEPELVMEQTVVVEARSTKKITSFFDEIE; from the coding sequence ATGAAAATTACACCGCTTGAAATCCGCCAGAAAAACTTCGAAGTAAACTTTCGGGGATACAACAAAGATGAAGTAAACGCCTTCCTGCTTACTCTTTCGCAGGAGTGGGAACGGCTGATGGATGAAACCAAAGAACTTCGCATTAAACTGGAAGCCTCCGAAAAAGAAGTGGCCAAACTGCGCGAAGTGGAAAGTTCACTGTTCAAAACCCTCAAAACCGCGGAAGACACCGGTTCCAACCTGATTGAACAATCGCGCCAGGCTGCCGAATTGCTGCTGCGTGAAACCCAGCTTAAAGCCGATGCCGTACTCAACGAAGCCAAAACAAAAGCCAAAGACCTTACCGATGAAGCCGAACTTCTCTCGCGCCAACGTTTAGCCGAAATGGAAATGCGCCTCAAAGCCCTGGCAGAAAATTACAAGAAGCTGGAAAACACCCGCGATGACCTGTTGCATGAACTGAAACGTATTTCGCAGGATACCATCGAGCGGGCCGAGCGTATCCGCAACAGCAATAAAGATTTTGATGCCGACCAGCATATCGCTACGGCTACCAAAGAACTGCACAAAGTAGTTTACCCCAACAAGCAGGCAGATTACACACCACCGAAAGCAGAAACTCCTGTTTCTCCTGCTAAAGAACCCACACTGCCCGAACCCGAACCGGAACTGGTAATGGAGCAAACCGTGGTGGTTGAAGCACGCAGCACAAAAAAAATTACATCTTTCTTTGACGAGATCGAATGA
- the folB gene encoding dihydroneopterin aldolase has protein sequence MTGRIALEGLEFHAFHGVYPHERESGNWFEVDISVETDLAKAAQTDDLGQAVNYETLYRIVKDEMEKPSHLLESVAGKIIDNIFLQLPSVTEVSLKISKTNPPIGGKCKKASVEVRKNKIKK, from the coding sequence ATGACCGGACGCATTGCGCTTGAGGGGTTGGAGTTTCATGCCTTTCATGGCGTTTACCCGCACGAGCGCGAATCGGGCAACTGGTTTGAAGTGGATATCTCGGTTGAAACGGATTTGGCTAAAGCGGCACAAACCGATGATCTCGGTCAAGCCGTGAATTACGAAACACTTTACAGGATTGTAAAGGACGAAATGGAAAAACCCTCGCACCTGCTGGAAAGTGTTGCCGGCAAAATCATTGACAACATTTTCCTGCAACTTCCCTCCGTAACCGAAGTATCGCTCAAGATTTCAAAAACCAACCCGCCTATAGGGGGCAAGTGCAAAAAGGCAAGTGTGGAGGTGAGAAAGAATAAGATAAAGAAGTAA